In Granulicella mallensis MP5ACTX8, the sequence CGCGAGCTGTGCCCACGAACGCTTAGGAGTTTTTGAATCATGCGCATTCTCGTACTCGGAGTAGGCAAGACCGGTAAGCTCGTTGCGGAGGTCGCGGCGGAACGCGGCCATAGCGTTCACGTTCTCGACGCGAAGGAGAACAAAGACGCCGCAGCCCTCACCGCGCCGTTCGTCGCCGGCTTTGACATCATCATCGACTTCACCACCCCTGAAGCCGTCGTCTCCAACATGCGCGCCTGCCTCGCAACCGGCGCGAAGATGGTCATCGGCACGACCGGCTGGTACGACAAGCTGGACGACATGAAGTCACTCGCCGAGCGCCGTGGCGCAGCCCTGCTCTACGGCACCAACTTCTCGATTGGCGTGCAGAAGATGCTCGATCTCGCAAAGAAGATGTCGGCAGC encodes:
- the dapB gene encoding 4-hydroxy-tetrahydrodipicolinate reductase, with protein sequence MRILVLGVGKTGKLVAEVAAERGHSVHVLDAKENKDAAALTAPFVAGFDIIIDFTTPEAVVSNMRACLATGAKMVIGTTGWYDKLDDMKSLAERRGAALLYGTNFSIGVQKMLDLAKKMSAALKDSGYHFAISETHHESKLDSPSGTAITLRDAVLETIGSNNEVPIHATRTGEVAGIHTLEAIGHGDRLLLTHESKSRRPFAEGAVRAAEWLASRTGVYNVREVFDKL